GCGGCCGGTTGCGAAAACGGCGAAGCTCGACGCCACGGGAATCTTGCCGGTGGTAGCCAGGCCCGCCGCCATGGAGATCATGTTCGCCTCGGCAATGCCCGTCTGGATGAATCGCTCCGGAAACTCTTTACGGAAGAGATTCATGTTCAGCGACCCGGTCAGGTCGGCGCAGAGAGCGACAACCGAAGGGTTTGCGCGGCCAGCTTCGAGCAACGCCTCGCCAAATCCGGTGCGGGTAGCCTTGTTGCCCCGTGAAGAATACTTCGCAGTCTCCTCGATGGTAATTTTCTCTCCCATTAATGACAGAATACCTTAAATTTGAAAAAAGTTATGCGGGACCTGAGTGTCCGCCGGGTTAACCCCGCCATTGATATTGAGTTGCGCCCACAAAGCCCAGTCAGATGACAAAAGTTGAATATAAGCATACGCATATAGCGGCAAAAAAAAAATTAGGCCAAAACTTCCTGCTCGACAAGAACATCCCGAAGAAGATCGTCCGAGAGTCGGGCATCAGGGAGGACGACCGGGTGCTGGAGATCGGCCCCGGCTTCGGCGCGCTCACGACGGCGATTCTCGAAACGGTGCCATCGTTCACCGCCGTCGAGAAAGACCCTGAGCTGGCGCGCTTCATCCGCGAGGAGCATCCCCAGATCGAGCTGATCGAGGGCGACTTCCTCAAGGTGCCGCTGGAACCGCTGGCTGGGGACGGCAAACTCGCCGTGCTCGGCAACATCCCCTACTCCATCACCAGCCCGATTCTCTTCCGCCTGCTCGACAACCGGCACTTGATCTCGTCCGCCACGCTGATGATGCAACACGAAGTCGCCCAGCGCATCGCCGCCGTGCCCGGCACGAAGGAGTACGGCATCCTCGCCGTGCAGATGCAGGCGTTCTGTGACGTGAAATATCTCTTCAAGGTAGGCCGAGCCGTCTTCAAACCCCGCCCGGAAGTTGACAGCGCCGTCATCCGCATGGTGCCGAAAGCCGCCGACCCGGTGGAAGACAGCGAAGGCTTCCGGCTCTTCGTCCGCCGAGCCTTCCACCAGCGCCGCAAAACGCTCTGGAACAATCTGAAGGAATACTACGACACCTCCGCCGTACCCGAAGCGACGCTCAAGCTGCGAGCGGAGGCACTGACGGTGACGGAGTTGGTGGAGCTGTTCGAAATGGTGCGGGTGATGAAAGAAGATGGTGAATAGATCGAGGAGATGAATACTATGATAATTTTGGCATACTTGATGCCCGCCTGTACTTTCGCACCACGAATGGAAGTCTTGGAAAGATAAGCACTTGTGATGCGAAAGCACAGGGAGATTAATGCTATGCCACAGGCTGGCGCTTACGGCGTTTTGCATATCCTATACCTATTATACCCAGCCCCATAAGCAGTGTAGCTGATGGCTCAGGAACAGGCACTAAATATCTGATATTTTGTGTAGAATTTATCAGGTTTCCAGTAATTGATAAAGATGCGGTACCTGTTGCAAAATCACCTAATGTACCACTTCCAAATCCAAATAATGTTTGAATATCTACACTACCCGAATAAGGTGTGTTGCCAGCACCTACTGCAAAAGCAAAATTTTTAGTCTGATTGATATCCTTCGAAGTTGCAGAACCGATTTGTTCAGGAGTTGGAGTAAATGCGGGTAATCCTGGCGCAGATATGACGGCATTGGATTTAACATAGGTATCAATACTTACTCCCCAAGGATCAAGAGCTAAAGTAGAATTAGATAATGATCCCATCCAATTCGCAGTAACATTAAGAGTAACTGAAGTCGGCAATGGGTCAAGTCGAGAACAATAATCTGAAGGCGCTTCATGAACATAAGATATAACAATATTACCACTTAAAGCATCAGAGGCACTTATAGATGTACCCATTGGGCCGGTGTTATCAACAAGGCTCTTCGCAGAATTTAATGGGCTGGTAGTAAAAATGAGTGGCTTGGTGTAATTTATCCAAGAACGCCAAAACACTAACCCCAACGTATGCCGAGCCTCATTACCCATTACCAGCAGTTATTAGGATTACCAGAAACATGGAAGGTGTCTGATGTCCGGCTGTCGACGTCCGGCCCCCGGATAGAAATCCATCTGGAGTATATCGGACCCAAAGTCGAATGCCCTGAATGCGGCAAGGCCGGACGAATTTATGACCTGGCGCCAGAACAACGGTGGCGGCATCTGGATACCATGGAGTACGAGACGCATCTGATAGCCAGGGTGCCTCGGTGTGAGTGCAAAGAGCACAGGATCAAGACAATTCAAGTTCCGTGGGCAACGCGCTATTCGCGCTACACCCTGAAGTTTGAAGCGCTTGCTGTCGAGTTGCTTCAGGAGTGTTCAAGCATTCAGTCGGCATCGAGGCTCTTGCGATTGAACTGGCATGCAACCAACGAGATCATGAACCGTGCAGTTAAGCGAGGCCTGAGCCGCCGGAATAAGGAGGCGATTGCTCATCTTGGTCTTGATGAAAAGAGCTTCCGGGCAGGCCATCAGTATGTGACGATCCTGAACGACCTGAAAGGTGGCCGGGTACTTGAGGTGGTCCAGAGCCGAACGACCGATGGAGCAGAAGCGCTACTCCTCAGCTTTGAAGCATCGCAACGCCAGGGTGTGAAATCGATCTCGATGGATATGTGGAAACCCTTCGCGATTGCTGCCAAAAAGCATCTGCCGCAGGCCGATATTGTGCATGACCGTTTCCATATCAGCAAATATCTGAACGAGGCGGTCGACACGGTTCGTCGCCAAGAGTCCCGTCAACTTCATCATGCAGGGGACAGGACTCTGATTGGCTCGAAATTCACCTGGCTGCGCAATCCGGAGAACATGACGGAAAGCCAGCGGACAAGCTTTGATCAATTGATGGCCTGTGAGCTGAAAACCGGAAAAGCCTGGTCGATGAAGAACATGTTTCGGGAGTTCTGGCGGCTGGGTTGTCGAGAGAGTGCAAGCTTCTTTTTCGATTACTGGTCTGAACGCGTTGACCAGTTAGCGTTGAAACCCATGATCAAGGTCAAAGAGCTGCTGAAGCGGCATCTCGACAACATCCTGAACTATTTCGAGCACGAAATGACCAACGCAGTTTCCGAAGGTCTGAACAGCAAGATCCAGTTGTACAAAGCATCGGCCCGTGGGTTCCACAGCTTTCACAGCTACCGCATAAGGATTTTGTTTTACTGTGGAAAGCTCAACATGGCTATTACCGGTTGACGTAATTGCTGACGAGCGTTACCATTAAATCTTACGAAGAACCCAAATTTTGTATAGTTTAAAAAATCTAATCCCTATAAAAGTATAGTATGATTGGTTATTCACAGATTATTGCGAATAATGGGTGGCACTTGCCATTTATTGCTACTCACTTGACAACGTCATATAATCCTCAAATATTCATTAGTCGATCATTAAGACCATTAACATTTAATTGATAAAAGTTTGAAGACTTCCTCACAATCCCTGTTTTTTTTCTCTTGATACAAAAATATACTTATCCGAATACACATCCCATGCATAATTAACAATATACTCATAATCTTCTGCCTTAAACACAACAACATTCTCCGGCCTTAGATATTCAAAGTCAGATATCTGAGTGTAATCATTAAATTCAATTTTAAGTTTTACAAATTTACCGCTCTTATCTGCATAAAACACCACCGGCCTTTCTTCAATATTTGCATAACCTGCATCACAATATTTTCCAACCGAATTTAAATATGACAATATTGGACTAAAATCATCACTTTTTGTTAAGTACAATATCTTAACAATATTATTAAAAGCATATTCTGCAAATCTTGAAAAAGGCACTTTTTTCACAACATCCATATAAGCATAAAATGCTTTTACGGGATCATTTTTCTGCATTAACGCATACGCTTTCCAGTTCAATGCATTATCGGCAGCATTACCATCAGGATAACGATAGACCACTTTATCAAAAGTATTTATAGCAGCATCATAGTCACCTATCCAAAGAAGATAATATAGACCTATTTCTGCCAATACGTCATCAGCTAAGGGATGATTTGGATATTGATTATATAACCCAACCAAAGTATTACGCATCATTTCACCTTTTGATGAATTCCTATAACAGAAGGCTTTCAACAATTCTATCTTTGGATAATCTATCGAGGAAGAAGCCATTTTATATTTATCAAAAAACACAACTGCATGATCCGCATCATAAATCATCCCCTTAAACGCTAAGCCCGATCTAAAAAAGTATTCCTGTTGTGATATCTTTTTTTCAGTGTATTTTTTTAACAACACAACATACTTTTCCAGTCCTCTAATGCGCAAATTTTCACGATCATAAAACAAGTTTTTTTTATTGTCTTGCACTTTTTTATAAATCCCCAAAGAAGCTACATATTTTTTTTGACTAAACGCTTGCCTTGCTCCATATAAATACAGCTCATTAATATCTATATTTTGCTGGATTTCCTTCGGCAACTGCTTGAATCTACTATCAGTATCATAATATGGGATCCTTTCATTAAAAAATTCTTTAACTGCACCGCTAACGGCCATTATAATAAAAGAATATGTTTTTTTATCAACTCGATTCTCTACCTCTTTAACCTTATTATACACATTATTCACACCTTTCATTGCGTCATCAATACTTGCTTCATAACCAACAGTACGTGTTAAATCCCTAAATGCAGTCTTAAGCAAGTTGCTTTTTTTATATTGATCAATAAATTCATTATATTCAGATATAGCATTTTTTATTTTTGGTTGCAACATGAAAAGTTTTTGATCCATTTCTTTTTTACTGATTTTTCCGATATACAATTCATACTGCAGTAATAATATAGGCTCCCTAACGTTCAGATAATAATAACGATATGCTTTAGAATAATATGCCTCTTCTTTTATGAATGAATGCGAATAATTCTTGATAATTATACTGTAATTATGCAAAAAATAATACGCATGATCAATAAACGCATCATTTGGATATTTTTGAATAATTCTTCTAAGAATTTTTTGCTGTGTCTCATGCATATCTTGATAGGGGTATAGGTCTTGTTCTAACAAACGCTTTATAGCGCCAGGATGAACACCCATCCATACATACGAAAGATCTTTTCTTGAAAATTCTTTTTTTAAGCTTTGTAATTACGCTTTCTGCATAATCCTCCCCTTTTTTAACTCTCATATAATATATTATATATGCCAAGTCATATCTATACCTAACATCATTATTTGGCAACCCATCATATCTTTTTAAAACAGTTTTTGAGTGCCTCCTCATAATCGCCAGCAGCAAAGTATACTGAGGTTTTATATCGACTTAAAAACTCTTTCCCCTCAGCTGTCGTAGGCCTAAAATCATTCAACAGTTCTTCAGCCTTTTTAATCTCATCACCTCTAAATAATCCAATTATTTTTTTGGTCTCAAGCTGTTCATAATAAGTCATTTCATCTAGTTTTGGCTCCCATGAACTTTCATAATATTTATCTATAATTTTTATATCACCTTCATTACCGTCTATGCGATATTTGGCTAAATTTGGCGACCACAAAAACAATGCAATAATTACAACAAGCGCTGTCAATACTAAAAGGACAACATGGATAATTAGCCGTTCTTTGGAAGAACGACCACTATTTGAAACCTGTCTATAAATCAAATAAATAATCCCAAGCGCAACCCCTGGTACACCTAATTTAACCAAGACTTCAAGCAACTGTATATCAGGCATGACTTATATATGTTTTTTGTAAAAAGCCCTAAATTAGGCCACTTTAAAAGATTAATATAAAGATTCTACGTAGAATTTCGTAGGTAAGCTCAAGGAGATTCGCTCAGGCAAGCATCCTGAAGACGGAATAAATTTTACTAAAAACCAAAATAAGTGTTTATAATAAAAAAGATTAGGCCGTTCTTGAGTTGATGAGTTGTGGCTTGAATAGAGTTTTACCTAAGGGACTTGAGGAAACTCGATTCACCCATACTCACCAATCACCCACGAAATTCCGCGAAGAACCATTTTTTTTACTTTACTCACATCCTCGCAATTCCAGGCCTCGACCGGAGCATTTGCCGTTGATGTGACGGCAGACTGGTCGCGCGGTTTTTGGCGTACCGGCTTGTTACGGCGAGTGGAAAATCCGCTCGAGTGCATCGCAAAATGTGATGATAGTACATGTTGTGTTGTGTATGTTTACCTTTTCGTGCTTACCTTTGGGGTAAATTCGTCAACCAGCCATTCGTGGACATGCGGGATTTTCAGCGGCTTCTCTTCTTGCTCAGCTCCGGCATCCGGCAGTCCGTCTCTCCCTTACCTTCATTAACCTCATAGTTCAAGGGGGCTTGCAGTATGTCACCATCCTATAGCGACGTTCATCGCCAATCGATTGAAAACCCGGAAGAGTTCTGGGGCGCGCTTGCCGAAAATCTCCACTGGTACAAGCCGTGGGAAAAGGTGCTCGACGATTCGAACCCGCCGTTCTATCGCTGGTTCACCGGCGGCGTGACCAACACCTGCTACAACGCGCTCGACCGGCACGTCGATGAGGGACGCGGCAACCAGACCGCCGTGATCTATGACAGCCCGGTGACCGGCACCATCGAGAAGTACACCTTCCGCGAGTTCCGCGACAAGGTGGCGCTCTTCGCCGGAGCGCTCCAGGCTCGCGGGGTGCGCAAGGGCGACCGCGTCATCATCTATATGCCGATGATCCCCGAAGCGCTCGTGGCGATGCTCGCATGCGCGCGGCTCGGCGCGATCCACTCGGTGGTCTTCGGTGGCTTCGCATCGCACGAGCTGGCGGTGCGCATCGACGACTGCAAGCCCAAGGTGATCGTGTCGGCCTCCTGCGGCATCGAGCATGGCAAGATCATCGACTACAAGCGTCTGCTCGACTTCGCCATCGAGCTGGCGCACTTCAAGCCGGAGATATGCATCATCCACCAGCGCGAGCAGCTCAAGGCGGAGCTGAACGAGGAGCGCGACATGACCTGGAAGCAGGCGCTGCTCGGCGTCGCTCCGGCGCAGTGCGTGCCGGTGGAATCGACCGATCCGCTCTATATTCTTTATACCTCCGGCACCACCGGCCAGCCGAAAGGCATCGTGCGCGACAACGGCGGCCACATGGTGGCGATGCAGTGGACGATGGAGAGCGTCTACAACGTCAAGCCGGGCGAGGTGTTCTGGGCGGCCAGCGACGTCGGCTGGGTGGTCGGCCACTCCTACATCGTCTACGCGCCGCTCCTGCACGGCTGCACCACCATCGTCTTTGAGGGCAAGCCGGTCGGCACGCCCGATCCCGGCACCTTCTGGCGCATCATCAGCGAGCACGACGTCTCGGTGCTCTTCACCGCGCCGACCGCCTTCCGCGCGATCAAGAAAGAGGATCCCGAAGGCAACTACATCCGCCGTTACAACTTCTCGAAGTTCCGGACGCTCTTCCTGGCGGGCGAACGGGCCGATCCCGACACGGTACGCTGGGCTGAAAAGCAGCTCGGGGTGCCGGTGATCGATCACTGGTGGCAGACCGAGACCGGCTGGGCCATCGCGGCCAACTGCCAGGGCATCGAACCCGGCCCGGTCAAGTACGGCTCGGCGTCGAAGGCCGTGCCGGGCTACGAGGTGAAGGTGGTCAACGAGGCGCTCGAAGAGCTGCCGTGCGGCACGATGGGCGACATCGTCGTGAAGCTGCCGCTGCCGCCGGGCACAATGACCTCGCTCTGGCGGGCGGACAACCGCTTCGTCGAGAGCTACATGCGCAACTTCCCCGGCTACTACCAGACCAGCGACGCGGGCTACATCGACGAGGATGGCTATATCTATATCATGTCGCGCACGGACGACATCATCAACGTCGCGGGCCACAGGCTCTCGACCGGTGCCATCGAGGCGGAGCTGTGCGAGCACCCGGACGTGGCCGAAAGCGCGGTGATCGGCGTGCACGACGACCTCAAGGGCGAGGTGCCGCTCGGCTTCCTCGTGCTCAAGTCGGGCGTCGATACGCCGCCGGAGCTGATCGTCAAGCACGTGATCGAGTACGTGCGCGAGAACATCGGGCCGGTCGCCTCGTTCAAGCAAGCGGTGATCGTCAAGCGGCTGCCGAAGACCCGGTCGGGCAAGATTCTGCGCTCCACGATGCGCAAGATCGCCAACTCGGAGGCCTACACCATGCCGCCGACCATCGACGATCCGGCAATCCTCGACGAGATCAAGGCGGCCCTTCAAACCATCGGCTATGCCAAAACTTCGTAAACAAACCACAACTCCGGCAACAGACGAACTCGTCGCCATAAAGGCGCGAAATCGGGCTGAAGCCGTTGATTATTTTGTTTTGCTCTGTCACCACCCCCGTTCCGAGAGTTTTCGGGACGGGGTGATTATCAAGTATCATCATTGACTGTAGACGAACCCCCGCCATGATCGACAGAATTGACCACATAGCCATCGCGGTAGAGAACCTCGACAGCGCCATCGACACCTGGATCAACATCCTCGGATGCGACCGTTCGGCGGTCACGATCCACGAGGTGCCGTCGGAAAAAGTGCGCGCGGCTTTCATTCCGCTAGGCCAGACGAAAATCGAGCTGCTCGAACCGCTTGGCGATGACGGCCCGATTGCTAAATTCCTTTCGAAGAACGGCGCGGGCATGCACCACATCGCGCTGGCGACCGATGGCGTTGAGGCGGATGCCAAACGGGTCACCGCGCTTGGCATCACGCCCCTCGGCGAGCCGTCGGCGGGCGCGGGCGGAAAGAAGATCGTCTTCCTCCATCCCCGCCAGACCAGTCGCGTGCTTGTCGAATTAGTCGAACCAAAACCCGATCATTCATTCATCCAGTGACCGTGAAACACTTCTTCCTGCCTTTCGAAAAAACCAAGGGGTTCAGCTACAGCGCAAGCTCCATCGAACGGCTGTCGGAATATGAAAAATACCAGCTCTCCTTTCACCCGGAACGCCCGAAGTACCTCGACTACCTCGCGGTTTTCGACAACGTGGAAGAGTGCCTGTCCAGCGACCTCCACGGCAGTTGCCTGATCCAGACGCACCGCGGCGAACTCCGCCGAAATGGCGCAGCGTGGCCGGTGATGCTCATAGGCCAGCAATCCGGCCCGACCTCTGATTTTGGCGAGCTGACCCGAATCATGCAGGACCAGGCCGAGGTCAAAAAGTGGAACCACGGCATGCCGACCCCGGCGGCGTATGCGAAAGCTGTTGAAGCCATCGCCATCGCCGAACGCGAAGGGCGCACCGTCATCACGGTGATCGACACCGCCGGAGCCGACCCGACCGAGGAGTCGGAAACCGGAGGCATTGCCTGGAAGATCGGGCGCTGCATGCAGGCGCTCGCCGAGGCGACCGTGCCGACAATCTCGGTCATCATCAATCGCGGATGCAGCGGCGGAGCCATCGCCCTGACCGGCTGCGACGCCGTGCTCGCAATGGAGTACTCGACCTACCTGGTCATCTCGCCCGAAGCGTGCTCGTCGATTCTGTTCCGCACGCGCGACAAGGCGAACCTCGCGGCGGAGATTTCGCAGATCACCTCGAAGGAGGGGCTGAACAACGGCATCGTGGATGAGCTGATTCCCGAACCGGCCGGCCCGGCGCATCGCTTCAAAAACGAGGCGCTCGAATCGTTCCGCGAGGTGGTGGGACTCTGGATCGAGGCATTCGCCAAAGCGCCCGCCGAGTCGCTTCAGGAGCGGCGAATCGAGCGCTGGCAGAAGATCGGTCAGTGGGAAACGACCACCGAGGAAGCGATTGCATGCTATGAAAAACGGGTATCCGGTTTCATTGCAAAACCGGAAGAGAATCTCTTCATCCCCCGCCACAAGCGCTGCCGGAACGGCGAAAAACGGCCGGTCGTCGATCCTGTGCTCTACAGCAAGCTCCTTGCCAACAACTTCGTCTGCTGCATCTGCGGATTCCGTTACACCCGGTTGACCGCGCACGACTACATCGATCTGCTGCTCGACGAGAACTCGTTCGCCGAACACACCGAGACGCGCTACATCGTTGACCGCGACATACTCGGCTTCCCGGAGTACGCCGACAAGCTGCGCGAAGCGCGCGAAAAGAACGGCATGACAACAGCGCTCATCACAGGCGACGGCAAAATCGACGGCAAGGAGGTGGTGCTCTGCGCCACGAGCTTTGGCTTCCTCGGCGGGTCGTTCTGCATGTCAACCGGCGAAAAAATCTGGCGGGCCTCGCGGATCGCCATCGAAAAGCGTCGTCCGCTCATCATCCAGGCTGCGGGCGGCGGTGCGCGAATGCACGAAGGGTGCTCCTCGATGGTCAGCATTCCGAAGATTCACCTCGCATTGTCGCTCGTCGAGCAGGCAGGATTGCCGGTCATCACCATCGTCACCGACCCGACGCTCGGCGGCGTGGCCATCGGCTTCGGATCGCGCGGCATCAGGATTTTCGAGCACAACGCGGGCAACATCGGCTTTTCGGGCAAGCGCGTCATCGAGCAGTATACCGGCAAGAAGACCTCGAAGGAGTTCCAGACCACCAACTGGCTCCAGACCAAGGGGATCGTCGATATGGTGGCCCATCCGCTCGAACTCAAAAACCGCATCGTCGAGATTATCGACAACCGGACGCAACGCCGGAACACCTGAACACCACGAACGATGAACGATACTGAATCGCTGTTTTCCGGATTTGCCTCCGTCGATCACGAACAATGGAAGTTAAAAGTGATCGAAGAGCTGAAAGGCGCGGACTTTTCGAAAATCGTCTGGAGGACGCCGGAGGGCTTCGCAATGGAGCCGTGGCTCAACCGCCACACCGCTGCGGCCGCGCCGGAGGTGCCGTTCGGACGCTCGACGAACCGCTGGCGCATCTGCCAGCAGATCGCAGTCGAGAGTCTTCTCGACGACCCGGCGCTGCTCGAAGAAGCGCTGACCGGCGGCGCGGAGGCCATCGAGATGCGCTCCGACGGAGTGCCGGAAAACGCTGAAATCGCGCGACTGCTCGAAGCGCTGCGAAGCATCGATCTGGCAAAGACAGCGCTCTACTTTTCAGGAGCCATCGGCGACCCGTCGGCACTGCTCGACTCGCTCGCGACATTGCCCGGCTTCGCCTCGAACTCCGGCGCGGTGCTCTTCGACGCGCTTTCGGCACCGGACACAAAACTGCCGATGCCGCCGCATTCGGGATTCCGCACGCTCGCGGTCGATACCACGCGCTTCCACGAAGCGGGCGCGACCATCACGCAGGAGCTTGCCATCGCGCTCTCGGGCGTGAGCGAGTGCATCAGCCGGCTGACCGACGCCGGAGTCGATGCCGCCGAGGCCGCCGCCGCCATCGAAATCGTCATTGCCGCCGGAACCAGCCACTTCCCCGAGCTTGCCAAGCTGCGGGCGCTCCGCGCGATGTGGCCACAACTGCTTGCCGCGTACGGCGTTGCGGCGGATGCGATGCCGGAGCCGCGCATTTTCGTGCGTTCTTCGACGCGCTCCATCTCGGCGCTCGACCCCTATACCAACATCCTGCGCCTCTCGACCGAAGCGCTCTCGGCGATTCTCGGCGGATGCGACACGCTCCAACTCGCGCCATTCGACCCCGCCGGTTCGGTCAGTGCGGAGTTTGCGGAACGGATCACGCGCAACATTCACCTGCTGCTGCGCGAGGAGTCGAACCTCGGCCACGTCATCGATCCCGCCGCCGGTTCGTTCTATATCGAAACCATGACCGCCACGCTCTGCCGCGAGGTTTGGGCGCTCTTCCAGCGGATCGAATCGGAAGGCGGCCTCGGCGTTGCCGAAGCGAACGGCTCCATCGCGACGATGATCGCGTCGGCGGCGAACGCGCGACGCAAGGCGATCTATACCCGCCGCCAGACGCTCGTCGGTATCAACCGCTACACCGTGCTGCCCGCCGCCGAAGTCGTGTCCGCGATCCGACAACACCCCGATGCGACGAAGGTCAGCGGCTACGAGCAGCTCCGGCTTCGCATGACAGCGCATGTTTCCGCCGGAGGCTCGACGCCGAAGGCCGCGCTCTGGCTGCACGGCGATCCGTCGAAAAGCTTGCGGGTGGCTGCCTTCGCCAAGGATTTCCTTCGAAGCGGCGGCTTCGAGGTAATGCCAGCCGTGACGCTCGACCCCAAAAGCTGCAACTGTCGGGCGCTTCTCCGCGACGAGCCGGAAATCGTCGTCTTCTGCTGGAGCGGCGACATCGATCCCGCGAGCATCTCGAAAGTTTGCGAAACGATTCAGGAGCTGAACAAAGCGACGGTAATCATCATGGCGGCCAAACCACCGGAAAACGCCGCCGAACTTCTGCGAGCGGGACTCGACCGCTTCATCCACCTCGGCAGCGACGCCTGCGCCGACCTGCTTTCGCTGCAACACAA
This genomic window from Chlorobaculum limnaeum contains:
- the rsmA gene encoding 16S rRNA (adenine(1518)-N(6)/adenine(1519)-N(6))-dimethyltransferase RsmA, with translation MTKVEYKHTHIAAKKKLGQNFLLDKNIPKKIVRESGIREDDRVLEIGPGFGALTTAILETVPSFTAVEKDPELARFIREEHPQIELIEGDFLKVPLEPLAGDGKLAVLGNIPYSITSPILFRLLDNRHLISSATLMMQHEVAQRIAAVPGTKEYGILAVQMQAFCDVKYLFKVGRAVFKPRPEVDSAVIRMVPKAADPVEDSEGFRLFVRRAFHQRRKTLWNNLKEYYDTSAVPEATLKLRAEALTVTELVELFEMVRVMKEDGE
- a CDS encoding PEP-CTERM sorting domain-containing protein, yielding MGTSISASDALSGNIVISYVHEAPSDYCSRLDPLPTSVTLNVTANWMGSLSNSTLALDPWGVSIDTYVKSNAVISAPGLPAFTPTPEQIGSATSKDINQTKNFAFAVGAGNTPYSGSVDIQTLFGFGSGTLGDFATGTASLSITGNLINSTQNIRYLVPVPEPSATLLMGLGIIGIGYAKRRKRQPVA
- a CDS encoding ISL3 family transposase, producing MPSLITHYQQLLGLPETWKVSDVRLSTSGPRIEIHLEYIGPKVECPECGKAGRIYDLAPEQRWRHLDTMEYETHLIARVPRCECKEHRIKTIQVPWATRYSRYTLKFEALAVELLQECSSIQSASRLLRLNWHATNEIMNRAVKRGLSRRNKEAIAHLGLDEKSFRAGHQYVTILNDLKGGRVLEVVQSRTTDGAEALLLSFEASQRQGVKSISMDMWKPFAIAAKKHLPQADIVHDRFHISKYLNEAVDTVRRQESRQLHHAGDRTLIGSKFTWLRNPENMTESQRTSFDQLMACELKTGKAWSMKNMFREFWRLGCRESASFFFDYWSERVDQLALKPMIKVKELLKRHLDNILNYFEHEMTNAVSEGLNSKIQLYKASARGFHSFHSYRIRILFYCGKLNMAITG
- a CDS encoding tetratricopeptide repeat protein produces the protein MHETQQKILRRIIQKYPNDAFIDHAYYFLHNYSIIIKNYSHSFIKEEAYYSKAYRYYYLNVREPILLLQYELYIGKISKKEMDQKLFMLQPKIKNAISEYNEFIDQYKKSNLLKTAFRDLTRTVGYEASIDDAMKGVNNVYNKVKEVENRVDKKTYSFIIMAVSGAVKEFFNERIPYYDTDSRFKQLPKEIQQNIDINELYLYGARQAFSQKKYVASLGIYKKVQDNKKNLFYDRENLRIRGLEKYVVLLKKYTEKKISQQEYFFRSGLAFKGMIYDADHAVVFFDKYKMASSSIDYPKIELLKAFCYRNSSKGEMMRNTLVGLYNQYPNHPLADDVLAEIGLYYLLWIGDYDAAINTFDKVVYRYPDGNAADNALNWKAYALMQKNDPVKAFYAYMDVVKKVPFSRFAEYAFNNIVKILYLTKSDDFSPILSYLNSVGKYCDAGYANIEERPVVFYADKSGKFVKLKIEFNDYTQISDFEYLRPENVVVFKAEDYEYIVNYAWDVYSDKYIFVSREKKQGL
- a CDS encoding propionyl-CoA synthetase encodes the protein MSPSYSDVHRQSIENPEEFWGALAENLHWYKPWEKVLDDSNPPFYRWFTGGVTNTCYNALDRHVDEGRGNQTAVIYDSPVTGTIEKYTFREFRDKVALFAGALQARGVRKGDRVIIYMPMIPEALVAMLACARLGAIHSVVFGGFASHELAVRIDDCKPKVIVSASCGIEHGKIIDYKRLLDFAIELAHFKPEICIIHQREQLKAELNEERDMTWKQALLGVAPAQCVPVESTDPLYILYTSGTTGQPKGIVRDNGGHMVAMQWTMESVYNVKPGEVFWAASDVGWVVGHSYIVYAPLLHGCTTIVFEGKPVGTPDPGTFWRIISEHDVSVLFTAPTAFRAIKKEDPEGNYIRRYNFSKFRTLFLAGERADPDTVRWAEKQLGVPVIDHWWQTETGWAIAANCQGIEPGPVKYGSASKAVPGYEVKVVNEALEELPCGTMGDIVVKLPLPPGTMTSLWRADNRFVESYMRNFPGYYQTSDAGYIDEDGYIYIMSRTDDIINVAGHRLSTGAIEAELCEHPDVAESAVIGVHDDLKGEVPLGFLVLKSGVDTPPELIVKHVIEYVRENIGPVASFKQAVIVKRLPKTRSGKILRSTMRKIANSEAYTMPPTIDDPAILDEIKAALQTIGYAKTS
- the mce gene encoding methylmalonyl-CoA epimerase, with the protein product MIDRIDHIAIAVENLDSAIDTWINILGCDRSAVTIHEVPSEKVRAAFIPLGQTKIELLEPLGDDGPIAKFLSKNGAGMHHIALATDGVEADAKRVTALGITPLGEPSAGAGGKKIVFLHPRQTSRVLVELVEPKPDHSFIQ
- a CDS encoding carboxyl transferase domain-containing protein, whose product is MKHFFLPFEKTKGFSYSASSIERLSEYEKYQLSFHPERPKYLDYLAVFDNVEECLSSDLHGSCLIQTHRGELRRNGAAWPVMLIGQQSGPTSDFGELTRIMQDQAEVKKWNHGMPTPAAYAKAVEAIAIAEREGRTVITVIDTAGADPTEESETGGIAWKIGRCMQALAEATVPTISVIINRGCSGGAIALTGCDAVLAMEYSTYLVISPEACSSILFRTRDKANLAAEISQITSKEGLNNGIVDELIPEPAGPAHRFKNEALESFREVVGLWIEAFAKAPAESLQERRIERWQKIGQWETTTEEAIACYEKRVSGFIAKPEENLFIPRHKRCRNGEKRPVVDPVLYSKLLANNFVCCICGFRYTRLTAHDYIDLLLDENSFAEHTETRYIVDRDILGFPEYADKLREAREKNGMTTALITGDGKIDGKEVVLCATSFGFLGGSFCMSTGEKIWRASRIAIEKRRPLIIQAAGGGARMHEGCSSMVSIPKIHLALSLVEQAGLPVITIVTDPTLGGVAIGFGSRGIRIFEHNAGNIGFSGKRVIEQYTGKKTSKEFQTTNWLQTKGIVDMVAHPLELKNRIVEIIDNRTQRRNT